In Triticum urartu cultivar G1812 chromosome 6, Tu2.1, whole genome shotgun sequence, the following proteins share a genomic window:
- the LOC125514598 gene encoding BTB/POZ and MATH domain-containing protein 2-like — translation MVTKSSSTVVVHAGVHLFKVVGHSTITGKIKLTSDTFRVADHDWAILYYPNGNTSVVDDQFSSIFLKLMNAGEDKVTAYYSFCLQDPAAPATGEKHKISLHTPKFSSTSLVRGTDKFVSKADLAASGCLKDDYLVIKCTVEVPILMDDRLEGDDNDSVIVPPADLSKDLANLLDSGLKADLTIKIGWFKRFKVHACVLAARSPVFRAKLCGTMMESRGSSILIKDINAKVFEIVLHYMYNDRLPESMDEATEETTNMVQHLLVAADRYAMERLKLIREMRLSKALDINTVGFTLDLAEQYHCQQLKGCCLRYMTRNGKRLQEIINTEGFAELKRNQPQVAFDILGQVIALLAT, via the coding sequence ATGGTAACCAAGTCCTCCTCAACGGTGGTGGTTCACGCCGGCGTGCACCTGTTCAAGGTCGTCGGCCACTCCACCATCACGGGCAAGATTAAGCTCACTTCCGACACTTTCCGCGTTGCTGATCACGACTGGGCTATCCTGTACTACCCGAACGGCAACACTAGCGTTGTCGACGACCAGTTCAGTTCGATTTTCCTTAAGCTGATGAATGCCGGCGAGGATAAGGTCACGGCCTACTATTCCTTCTGCCTTCAGGACCCCGCGGCGCCGGCGACAGGGGAGAAGCACAAAATCAGTTTGCACACCCCGAAGTTCTCGTCCACTTCGTTGGTCAGGGGTACCGACAAGTTCGTGAGTAAAGCCGACTTGGCCGCGTCCGGGTGCCTCAAGGATGACTATCTCGTGATCAAGTGCACCGTCGAGGTCCCAATACTGATGGACGACCGACTGGAGGGCGACGATAACGACAGCGTCATCGTGCCACCCGCAGACCTAAGCAAAGATCTAGCTAATCTTCTAGACAGCGGCCTCAAGGCGGACTTGACCATCAAGATCGGCTGGTTCAAGAGATTCAAGGTGCACGCGTGCGTACTCGCTGCGCGATCGCCCGTCTTCCGAGCCAAGCTGTGCGGCACCATGATGGAGAGCAGAGGAAGCAGCATCCTCATCAAGGACATAAATGCAAAGGTTTTCGAGATTGTGCTGCATTACATGTACAATGATCGTCTGCCAGAGTCTATGGATGAGGCGACGGAAGAGACCACAAACATGGTGCAGCATCTGCTCGTCGCGGCTGATCGTTACGCAATGGAAAGACTAAAGCTGATACGCGAGATGAGGTTGAGCAAGGCGCTGGATATCAACACGGTGGGTTTCACCTTGGATCTTGCAGAGCAATACCATTGTCAGCAGCTCAAGGGTTGCTGTCTCAGGTATATGACAAGAAACGGCAAGAGATTACAAGAAATCATAAACACCGAGGGGTTTGCTGAACTAAAGCGAAACCAACCACAGGTCGCATTCGATATTCTTGGACAAGTTATTGCCTTACTGGCAACTTAG